The sequence CGGAGCTTGCTAAGCATGGAGCAACTTCAGCCGCTACTATAGAAGAGTTGGTTGCTGGGCTACAGCGCCCTAGAATCGTATGGATCATGGTTCCAGCCGGACCTGTAGTAGAAGGGGTCATCAATACTCTTGCCAGTCTGCTGGATGAAGGCGACATTATTATTGAAGGCGGAAATTCACATTATAAAGAGTCCATTGCCCGTGGAGAAAGGCTTGGCACACTGGGGATACACTTCTTTGATGCGGGTACGTCCGGTGGAACCGAAGGAGCAGAACATGGTGCCTGCTTCATGATCGGCGGGAATCGCGAGATTTTTACGGAGATTGAGCCCCTTTTTCGCGATCTGGCCGTGGATCAGGGTTATCTGTACGCTGGAAACAACGGCAGTGGCCATTTTCTGAAGATGATTCATAATGGTATTGAATACGGAATGATGCAATCGATAGCTGAGGGCTTTGAGC comes from Paenibacillus sp. 19GGS1-52 and encodes:
- the gnd gene encoding phosphogluconate dehydrogenase (NAD(+)-dependent, decarboxylating) produces the protein MKLGMIGLGKMGYNLVLNLLGHGHEIMVSDINPERGAELAKHGATSAATIEELVAGLQRPRIVWIMVPAGPVVEGVINTLASLLDEGDIIIEGGNSHYKESIARGERLGTLGIHFFDAGTSGGTEGAEHGACFMIGGNREIFTEIEPLFRDLAVDQGYLYAGNNGSGHFLKMIHNGIEYGMMQSIAEGFELLEKSSFDFNYEDVARVWSSGSVIRGWLMELTQNAFSKDPKLSGIKGVMQSSGEGKWTVETALELEASTPIIALSLLMRYRSMEENTFHGKVVAALRNEFGGHATVPEN